The Molothrus ater isolate BHLD 08-10-18 breed brown headed cowbird chromosome 1, BPBGC_Mater_1.1, whole genome shotgun sequence genome includes a window with the following:
- the CDCA7L gene encoding cell division cycle-associated 7-like protein isoform X2 — translation MVESDLSDEERDNLLGNEKEEEEEMKKKVSPKRRSFGLRVALQFPTRKSSEKKVPEQALSDLPLKDSESLTPLSKEISLKRSDKVEGSASESEEDIKETQEESSSALLKRAINIKENKAMLAQLLAELNSIPDLFPVKTPSSTPAKQKKTPRRTFSEGQITRRMNPTRTARPPEKFALEKFTVSAVKFAEHICSYRQQNLLKRLSVQGDCGVRKRRRSTKYSSHRPVEDITEEDLDNIAITVRDKIYDKVLGSTCHQCRQKTTDTKTICRKQGCGGVRGQFCGPCLRNRYGEDVKSALLDPSWICPPCRGVCNCSYCRRRDGRCATGMLIHLAKFYGYNNVKEYLESLQKQLADDN, via the exons ATGGTGGAGTCAGACTTGAGTGATGAAGAACGCGATAATTTGTTGGGTAAtgagaaagaagaggaggaagagatgaagaagaaggtTTCCCCCAAGAGAAGAAGCTTTGGCCTTCGTGTTGCTTTACAGTTTCCCACCAGGAAATCATCTGAGAAAAAAGTGCCTGAACAGGCTTTGTCTGATTTACCTCTAAAGGACAGTGAATCCCTCACAcctctttcaaaagaaataagcCTCAAGCGGTCGGACAAAGTAGAGGGCTCTGCTTCAGAGTCTGAAGAAGACATTAAAGAAACACAGGAGGAAAGTTCCAGTGCACTGCTTAAGAGAGCcataaatattaaagaaaataaagccatG cttgcccagctgctggcagaacTGAATTCCATACCGGACCTGTTCCCAGTGAAAACACCCTCCTCGACCCCTGCA aaacagaagaaaaccccAAGGAGGACATTCTCTGAAGGCCAGATAACACGCCGAATGAACCCAACCAGAACTGCTCGTCCACCAGAAAAATTTGCCTTGGAAAAATTTACTGTGTCAGCTGTCAAATTTGCAGAACACATCTGTAGCTACAGACAACAAAACCTCCTGAAGAGACTCAGTGTG CAGGGGGATTGTGGAGTTCGCAAAAGAAGGAGATCAACCAAGTACTCATCTCATCGCCCGGTAGAAGACATAACTGAGGAGGACTTGGACAACATTGCAATCACTGTTAGGGACAAAATCTATGACAAAGTTCTT GGTAGTACTTGCCACCAGTGTCGACAGAAGACAACCGATACAAAGACAATCTGTCGcaagcagggctgtggaggggTCAGGGGGCAGTTCTGTGGACCCTGTCTTCGAAATCGATATGGGGAAGATGTGAAGTCAGCTCTGCTTGATCCA TCCTGGATCTGTCCTCCTTGCCGCGGGGTGTGCAACTGCAGCTACTGCCGCCGGCGGGACGGGCGCTGTGCCACCGGCATGCTCATCCACCTGGCCAAGTTCTATGGCTACAACAATGTCAAGGAGTACCTGGAAAG TTTACAAAAACAACTGGCAGATGACAATTGA
- the CDCA7L gene encoding cell division cycle-associated 7-like protein isoform X1 has product MWDFSYFQMVESDLSDEERDNLLGNEKEEEEEMKKKVSPKRRSFGLRVALQFPTRKSSEKKVPEQALSDLPLKDSESLTPLSKEISLKRSDKVEGSASESEEDIKETQEESSSALLKRAINIKENKAMLAQLLAELNSIPDLFPVKTPSSTPAKQKKTPRRTFSEGQITRRMNPTRTARPPEKFALEKFTVSAVKFAEHICSYRQQNLLKRLSVQGDCGVRKRRRSTKYSSHRPVEDITEEDLDNIAITVRDKIYDKVLGSTCHQCRQKTTDTKTICRKQGCGGVRGQFCGPCLRNRYGEDVKSALLDPSWICPPCRGVCNCSYCRRRDGRCATGMLIHLAKFYGYNNVKEYLESLQKQLADDN; this is encoded by the exons ATGTGGGATTTTTCTTACTTCCAGATGGTGGAGTCAGACTTGAGTGATGAAGAACGCGATAATTTGTTGGGTAAtgagaaagaagaggaggaagagatgaagaagaaggtTTCCCCCAAGAGAAGAAGCTTTGGCCTTCGTGTTGCTTTACAGTTTCCCACCAGGAAATCATCTGAGAAAAAAGTGCCTGAACAGGCTTTGTCTGATTTACCTCTAAAGGACAGTGAATCCCTCACAcctctttcaaaagaaataagcCTCAAGCGGTCGGACAAAGTAGAGGGCTCTGCTTCAGAGTCTGAAGAAGACATTAAAGAAACACAGGAGGAAAGTTCCAGTGCACTGCTTAAGAGAGCcataaatattaaagaaaataaagccatG cttgcccagctgctggcagaacTGAATTCCATACCGGACCTGTTCCCAGTGAAAACACCCTCCTCGACCCCTGCA aaacagaagaaaaccccAAGGAGGACATTCTCTGAAGGCCAGATAACACGCCGAATGAACCCAACCAGAACTGCTCGTCCACCAGAAAAATTTGCCTTGGAAAAATTTACTGTGTCAGCTGTCAAATTTGCAGAACACATCTGTAGCTACAGACAACAAAACCTCCTGAAGAGACTCAGTGTG CAGGGGGATTGTGGAGTTCGCAAAAGAAGGAGATCAACCAAGTACTCATCTCATCGCCCGGTAGAAGACATAACTGAGGAGGACTTGGACAACATTGCAATCACTGTTAGGGACAAAATCTATGACAAAGTTCTT GGTAGTACTTGCCACCAGTGTCGACAGAAGACAACCGATACAAAGACAATCTGTCGcaagcagggctgtggaggggTCAGGGGGCAGTTCTGTGGACCCTGTCTTCGAAATCGATATGGGGAAGATGTGAAGTCAGCTCTGCTTGATCCA TCCTGGATCTGTCCTCCTTGCCGCGGGGTGTGCAACTGCAGCTACTGCCGCCGGCGGGACGGGCGCTGTGCCACCGGCATGCTCATCCACCTGGCCAAGTTCTATGGCTACAACAATGTCAAGGAGTACCTGGAAAG TTTACAAAAACAACTGGCAGATGACAATTGA